From Canis lupus baileyi chromosome X, mCanLup2.hap1, whole genome shotgun sequence:
TCTGGATGCTAAATCAGTAGCAATcaatattttcacttttccagTTTTAAAGTCCTCCAGAGCATACTCACGATCATACTGTTCTCTGTTACCATGCAGTGATTGCACTGGTATGCCCTGGATGCTTAAATCACTTGATAAGTCATCAGCAACAAGTTTTCTGCTCACAAACACGATGACTTTGTCTTGGGGTGACAGGCTGTGTAGGAAATCTCGGATAAGAGATcgtttttcttcttctgtggTAACAATTACATTTTGCTTCACGGTATTAACAGCAGCTAGATCCAGAGTACCAACATACACCATCATAGGCTGTTTCAAATAAGATCGAGCAAGTCAATGAATGGTATCTGGCCAAGTTGCACTTGTCATAACAGTCTGCCGATCTGGGCGCACATCTAGTAAGATCTTCATTATCTGGTGTTCAAAGCCCAGATCTAGCATTTTATCTGCTTCATCTAAGACTAAGTATGTTATACTTCGTAAGTTGACTAAGTTATTCATTTGCAGATCATTCAGTCGTCCGGGAGTTGCAATAATGATATCTATGCCTTTGGTAAGGTCTTGTATTTGTTGTTCTCTATTTCCGGCACCATATATACAAATACTTTTAAGACCTTTGTATGAATACTTAGAACATTCAGCTTCTACCTGAAGAGCTAATTCTCTAGTGGGTGTAAGGACTAGCATGCCAGGTCCATTCCTTTCCTCTCTCGGTATTGGTTGATTATTGAGATGAATAAAGCCAGGCATTAAATAGGCCAAAGTTTTGCCTGTTCCAGTTTGGGCAACTCCAATAAGATCTATTCCTTGTAAAATAATTGGCCACGCCTGTGACTGAATTGGCATTGGCTTTTGAAAACCTGCTTTTTTAATGTTCCTTATAAGTTCAGGATAAGGTTGGAAAGCATCCTGAAATGTACAGGTAGGATTTGGGATGGGGCGCTTTTTACCATCTTTCAGGTCGTCACACATTACatcaaaattttcctttctccagaGGTCTACTTGAACTTTAGACAACGAGCTTGTGGCTTTAGATTCTACGTAGA
This genomic window contains:
- the DDX53 gene encoding LOW QUALITY PROTEIN: DEAD box protein 53 (The sequence of the model RefSeq protein was modified relative to this genomic sequence to represent the inferred CDS: substituted 1 base at 1 genomic stop codon), which translates into the protein MAWAPEQRKAEPQPRDHRACRERGGGGGGSSGSGGGSGRGWSGPSGYVDLRASGSREPPLCFRLRNNTIGVVIGRGGAKIKDIQATTNTKIQIIKGDSEAEVKIFGARDMKAKAKAAIEALVEKQERSSSSEPRAESAAPQPSATREFRAESTGGRQAQPLIDWDKIRAEVVRWEKRKWADLPPITKNFYVESKATSSLSKVQVDLWRKENFDVMCDDLKDGKKRPIPNPTCTFQDAFQPYPELIRNIKKAGFQKPMPIQSQAWPIILQGIDLIGVAQTGTGKTLAYLMPGFIHLNNQPIPREERNGPGMLVLTPTRELALQVEAECSKYSYKGLKSICIYGAGNREQQIQDLTKGIDIIIATPGRLNDLQMNNLVNLRSITYLVLDEADKMLDLGFEHQIMKILLDVRPDRQTVMTSATWPDTIHXLARSYLKQPMMVYVGTLDLAAVNTVKQNVIVTTEEEKRSLIRDFLHSLSPQDKVIVFVSRKLVADDLSSDLSIQGIPVQSLHGNREQYDREYALEDFKTGKVKILIATDLASRGLDVNDVTHVYNYDFPCNIEEYVHRVGRTGRAGKTGVSITLITQNDWKIASKLIKILKRANQSVPEDLIAMAERYKMHKQKKDTRKESKSHGKATEFY